Genomic segment of bacterium:
GAATATGCAGAAAGCGCATAATCTGACTCTGTTCCGAAACGGAGAACGCGCCCCAGGGACCGAAGGAAACCAGGAACGCGAGTGCGCACATTGAGGCCGGGATAAGCCGGATGTTCTTCACGCGACTCAGCAGCAGGTACAGCGTGATGAGAAGCAGCCAGATTCCCAGGACAATTGCGAGATAACGTCCTTCCGTCAATCCGTAATCTGACAGCCGGCGCAGCACCGCGAGGAAATACAGGACGAGCAGGGGGAGCAGAGCGATGTTGAACCATTGCAGCGCCGTACGCACCCAGCGGTTTTCCAACTGTTCGCGGATGGGATGCATGAGCAGCATGAAAAACAGACCGGCCCCGGCGAAACCGAGTATGAGCCTGCTCACCCAGCCGTTCGGCCAGCTCCATTCGATGATGATTTTTCCGCTGTACGCGATCAGAATCACGAGGTAAATCACGACCAGCGGAAATACAACATACTGCGCGAAAATCTTGAGTCCCTTCGGGTAGTCGGTGGCCTCGTGCAATTCACTGAGCCGCTGCGGAATTCCGGCGAGAAAGAACCAGGGCATGAACACGCCAACCAGCAGCATCCAGAGCTGGGCGTAGCGTTGTCCGGGCACCTCCAGTTCGAAGAGATTCTCAATCGCAGCAAGCGCGATCGCAAGTCCGGCATACAGCACATGCGCAAAGAGTCCGGCAGTGAGCAGGCGCAGGAACAGCGTCTTGTTGTACTGCCAGAACCCATTCCCCTCCCCTTTTCCTGTCCAGGGAAGTACGGATACAAGCAGCATCGCACCCGTCACGAGCATGGCCAGGCGTATGGCATGCATCTCCGGCGCGTTTGACAGGTTTCCGGGCAGCGTCCATGCGTACAAAACAGGAAGGACGAGTCCCATGACCTGCAGAAGCAGGCCCCCTCCCCTGCCGATTTCCCGCTTCTCCGCCACGAGCCTGAACACCAGCGTGAGCGGTACGGCCAGCAGCGCAGCAAACAGCACACGCAGTGCAAAGGTATCCGGCGATGTTCCGATGTCTTGAGCCAGCGTAATTCCCGCCAGTGTTCCGGCAGCCGCGGCCGCCAGAGTGGCAGGAAAACGCTGAAGGGTGGTGAGAGACGAACGGGTGATCTGCTGCATCGAGGGAAATTTCACAGGCACACCTCATCATGTGGGAGGATTACGGGGCAAAATACGGATGTTTCGCCCCGATTTCCGAGCGGTACCTGATTTTTCCCTTACGGCCTGAGCGCTCAGTCCAGCACCATTCTCATCGAAGAATGCCTTTCTCCACTCTTGAAATGCAGAAGGTATATTCCTGCCGTCACAGCGTGCAGATTGAGATCCGACACGGTCGTTCCATCCGCACTGCTCATGCCTTGCGTTCGCATCACGCATCTGCCTAGAAGATCGTGGATGGTGATGGACCAGGGTGAAGCCGGTGCCAGATCCTCTATGTTGATGTGCAACTGACCATCCTTACATGGCTGCGGGTACACGTCGAGCGTGAAATTCGTCGCGGCAGAAGTGGCAACGGAGGTGGACTGTTCTGTATAAAACTTCACCGGTGCGCTCCAGTCGCTGGTGTAGCCGCCGCCACGCGCACGGACACGCACAAAGTAGTCACGGTTCACCTGCAGCCAGAACGCAAGGTCGAGCATGGTGGGAGTCATCCACTGTCCCTGCATGTACGGATCCGTATCAAAAATCTCGTACTGAATCGTGCTGGTGTGGTAATCCCGCGTCATCTCGAGCTGGTATTCGGTCGCGCCCGGAACTGCGGTCCACCTCGCCGTGAAATCGAGATCACCACTGCCATGATCGATCGTGACGACGGGAGATGGCAGCGTGCGTCGGCCGGTATAGGTAACGATGTGCTTCAACGCGCCTGCGACCGCTGATGAAGTATCGGGAAACACGACTTCCACCATCGCGGGATCATAGAGGTAGAACGGACGAGGTGCGCGCTCCCAGCTGTCACCCCCGTCATGCGAATGCAGCAGTTTCCCGAGTCTTCCTACGGCAATCACTTCATCTTCCGTGGCTGCCGCGATCGCAATAAGTCCGAACGCAGGCTCAACCAGGGTATCCATCACCATTTGCCAGCTCGCACCGCCGTCTGTCGTCCGTGCGATGCCGTCGCGCTCGACGTCACCCAATCCTGTATCAATGCCAAAGGCCATCCAGCCGAGATCGGCGCTG
This window contains:
- a CDS encoding DUF4153 domain-containing protein yields the protein MKFPSMQQITRSSLTTLQRFPATLAAAAAGTLAGITLAQDIGTSPDTFALRVLFAALLAVPLTLVFRLVAEKREIGRGGGLLLQVMGLVLPVLYAWTLPGNLSNAPEMHAIRLAMLVTGAMLLVSVLPWTGKGEGNGFWQYNKTLFLRLLTAGLFAHVLYAGLAIALAAIENLFELEVPGQRYAQLWMLLVGVFMPWFFLAGIPQRLSELHEATDYPKGLKIFAQYVVFPLVVIYLVILIAYSGKIIIEWSWPNGWVSRLILGFAGAGLFFMLLMHPIREQLENRWVRTALQWFNIALLPLLVLYFLAVLRRLSDYGLTEGRYLAIVLGIWLLLITLYLLLSRVKNIRLIPASMCALAFLVSFGPWGAFSVSEQSQIMRFLHILDQQHMLKDGHAVQADAELPAEATQEISAILQYLHNVHGFAGIQQYFTASLREDDADEGANWKDATDVAALIGVEFALAPRAEPGGRRSYEARFSDAMQVDGYRWVLPEYTFHRRGNLHSIRLTGFEYRMSEKLDTLTVLAEAPVADTLVIPLQEFFTALSEEYHTVSALEIPLERMTATAEGSRLRVKLYMPWIRLQRNEGSLKIENLRLRAVCGEVSPQEIPPQEMP
- a CDS encoding T9SS type A sorting domain-containing protein, with protein sequence MQGRIRMLSVIGLLSLSCLQPQLHAQLYPEWITSGSGGFTFLHIVRGMDGCAGGYYLTGGMEDNSCMLQNSNDGGETWTPTLEVKRYGFGQLQPPIRQPYAEVVIQSVCRPTPDRCYAYGWGSMEFDGLQQPLLLRSVDSGRTWTDVILPDSGQGVTMAWLAMRDGTHGIRSGGFIDMDHPVLYRTNDGGDSWETIELPFADYRVTGLEYAADGTLFAVEWQNDRPLYRSTDNGDSWEMRGILPARRDPFFISADLGWMAFGIDTGLGDVERDGIARTTDGGASWQMVMDTLVEPAFGLIAIAAATEDEVIAVGRLGKLLHSHDGGDSWERAPRPFYLYDPAMVEVVFPDTSSAVAGALKHIVTYTGRRTLPSPVVTIDHGSGDLDFTARWTAVPGATEYQLEMTRDYHTSTIQYEIFDTDPYMQGQWMTPTMLDLAFWLQVNRDYFVRVRARGGGYTSDWSAPVKFYTEQSTSVATSAATNFTLDVYPQPCKDGQLHINIEDLAPASPWSITIHDLLGRCVMRTQGMSSADGTTVSDLNLHAVTAGIYLLHFKSGERHSSMRMVLD